CCCGCTGCTGACGGGGGCGCTCCTCGCCTACTACGCGCTGTATGTGCTGCGCTCCGCCGGACATCTCATTCCGGCGGGCACGGGCGTGGCGAGCTTCGCGGGCAGCACGGCGGAAGGGGTCGTACGCGGCGGTGGGGGCGGCGCCATGGGCGGCGCGGCGGCGGGCGGGGGAAACGAGCTGACGACGGCCTGCCGTCTGACCATGGGCATCGCCATGTTCGCCATGCTTCTCACTCTGTGAGACAGATCGCGAGACAGAGCCCTTCCAAACCGTGGTCTACGTCACTTGCCGGGCACAGCCGTACCCGTGGATCGCCCGCCCCTCATAGGCTGACGCCATGCTGGTCTCCCTCGCGCTGCTGCTGCTCGGTGCACTGACCGCTCTGGTGACCCCGCGCCTGATGGCCCGGGCCCGGTGGCCGGAGCGGGAACCGGTGGTGGCTCTGTGGGTGTGGCAGTGCGTGGTGGCCGGGGTGCTCATGTCGTTCGCGCTCTCCATGGTCCTCAGTGCGGCCGCCGCCTGGCAGGCGGTACGCGGCCATGTATTCGCCCCCGCACCGCATGCCGTGGTCGAGGCGTACGCCCTGGCCGCGTACGGCCCCTGGTCGGCGGTGATCGCGGTGCTGCTGGCGCTGGGGGGCCTGTGGAGCGGCGCGATGCTCCTGCGGGAGGTCGGGCGGGCGCGGCGCCGCCGCAGGCAGCGCCGGGCGGAGCTGCTGGTCCGCTCCCCCCTGATGCCGGGCGAGGAGCCCGGTCCCGACCGGCTCGTGGTGCTGGAGGGCGAGCGCCCGGACGCCTGGTGGCTGCCCGGTGCGGCGCCCCAACTGGTCATCACCACCGCCGCTCTCGGGCGGTTGAAGGGCCGTCAGCTGGATGCCGTGCTCGCCCACGAGCAGGGCCACGCACGGGCCCGCCACGACTGGCTGCTGCACTGCTCGTCGGCGCTGGCCATCGGCTTTCCGCAGATCCCGGTGTTCGCCGCGTTCCGCGACGAGATGCACCGGCTGGTGGAGCTGGCCGCCGATGACGTGGCCTCCCGCCGCTTCGGCCGGCTGACGACCGCGCTCGCCCTGGTCGGCCTCAACGAGGACCGTGGGGTCTTCGGCCCCTGCCCCACCCCGGACGCCCAAGTGCCGCTGCGCGTCAACCGGTTGCTGGCCCCGGTCGACCGGCTGACGGCGGGCCGCCGACTGCGCCTGACGGCTGCGGCCGCGCTGGTCCCGGTCGTCCCGCTCGTGGTGGCCTTCGTCCCGGGGCTGCGCGCGCTGGGCTGACCAGGGGGCCGCGCGGCCAGGCCGGCCGTGCCGCCATGGGCGCGCGCCCGGGTCCGCCATCAGGTCCGGGGCCGCGCGGCCGGGTCGGCCGTGCCGCCTTCGACGCGCGCCCGGGTCCGCCATGCGGCCCTGGCCTTCGCCCTCCCGGCGCCCCCGGTCCGACACGCCCCGTGGAACTCCGCGCTCCGCGCTGGCCTCGCCGTGGTCGCGTCCGCGAGGATCGCCCCATGTACTCCCCCCACACCATCCGGCCGACCGCCTCCCCACGCCCGGTGGCCGCCCTGGCAGCGGGAACCGCGGGCACCGCCCTGTTCGTGGTGCTGCTCGCCCTGGTCGCGGCGCAGTGGCAGCCCCTGATCTCCCTGGACCGTGCGGTCGCCGAGAGCCTGCACCGGCACGCGGTGGGCGACCCGGGGCTGGTCCGGGTCAACCGGGTGCTGACGGACTGGTTCTGGGACCCATGGACGATGCGGGCCCTGGTCGCGGCGGCCGTGATCGCCCTGTGGTGGCACGGCGCGCGGCTGCTCGCCCTCTGGGTGGCCGCGGCCAGTCTGCTCGGCTCTCTCCTCCAGCAGGGGCTGAAGGCCGCCGTGAACCGCGAGCGCCCCCGCTGGCCCGACCCGGTGGACACAGCACACTTCGCGGCCTTCCCCTCCGGGCACGTCATGACGGCCGCGGTGAGCTGCGGGCTGCTCCTGTGGCTGCTGCGGCTGTACGGGGCGGGCCTGGCGCTCTGGGCCGGTGCGGTGGCCGTGGCGGTGGTCTCGGTGATCGGGGTGGCGGTGACCCGGGTCTACCTGGGGGTGCACTGGCTGACCGATGTGGTGGGCGGGGTGCTGCTGGGGGTGGCGGTGGTGGCGTTCACCGTCGCCGGATACGCCCGGAGCGCGGCCCGGCGGGCTCGGGAGCCCGGAGTGTGACCGATATCCCGTCCCGAACACCCGCTGTGTGAGGGATATCCCGTCGCGCGAAGGGTCGGATCATCGGATCGGGGCCGTAGCCTTGTATGCATGTCCCCGATGTCGTCGTCGCCCGTTTCCACGCGCTCCGCCACAGAGATCAACGCGGCCATCCGCGGCCTGTGGCAGCGCTCGGGCGGCTACCTGTCCCCGCAGGACGAGGCGGAGTACCAGCGGCTGCTCGTGGAGTGGGCCGCCGCGACCGGCGGCAACGCCCGTACCCCCGCCTGAGCCCCGGACCGGCCCCGGCCCGGGAAACACACCTGACTCCGGCGATCCCCCGCGTCGCCGGATCCAGGCGCGGCATACAGCATGTCCCGGCCCGGCTCATCGGTCAATGAACAGCCCGCGCCCCGCATACGCACGGGGGCCGGCGACCACCGGGCGGTTCTTCCCACCCGGCGGACGCCGGCCCTGTCGGTGCGGGACGGAGCGAGCCCCCTCCTGCCGCTGGATCAGCGGGCGAAGTAGTCCGGCTGCGTCTGCACGTTGAGCTGGTCCATCTTGACCCGCTCCGCCGGGTCGGTGCGCCGGTCGGTCAGCTTCAGCACGTCGAAGCCCTTGGCGATGTCGCTGGAGTAGATGTGCCCGTTGTAGTAGTAGGCCGACCAGGGGCCGGCGGTGGTGACCTGGTCGAGGGTGACCGGGCCGCGCTCGAAGAAGGCGATCTCCTTCGGCTTGGCCGAGTCGGTGAAGTCCCAGACCGAGATGCCGCCCTGGTACCAGGCCTGGACCATCAGGTCGCGGCCCTTCACCGGGATGATCGATCCGTTGTGGGCGACGCAGACCTCGACGTCGGCCTGGTGGCGGTCGATCTTGAAGTAGCTGCGGAAGACCAGCTTGCGCTGGTCGCCCTTGCCCACGATGTCGTAGATGCCGTCGGCACCCCGCTTGGGGCCGATCTGCTCGTTGCAGGTGGCCGCGCCACCGCCGCCGAGCTCGTCGGTGAAGACGACCTTGCTCGCGCCCTGGTTGAAGGTGGCCGAGTGCCAGAACGCGAAGTTCACGTTGTCCTGGACCCGGTCGATGATCTTCGGGCGCTCCGGGTTCTTGATGGAGAACAGCAGGCCGTCACCCATGCAGGCACCGGCGGCCAGGTCCTTGGAGGGCAGGACCGTGATGTCGTGGCAGCCCGTCGTCTTGGAGACGCCCGGGTTCTCGGGCGCACCCGGATTGCCGCCGTCCGGGAACAGGTTCGTGAAGTTCACGAGCTTGGCCTTGTGAGGCGCCTTCAGCGGCACCTTGACGATGGAGATCCCGTCGTGCGGCGGCTGGCAGTCGGGGAACGCCTCGCTCGGCGAGTACGAGGAGACGTAGATGTAGATGTTCTTCTTGCCGTCCGGCACGAGGGTGTGGGTGTGCGAGCCGCAGGCGGTCTCGACAGCCGCGATGTACCGGGGGTGGCGCTTGTTGCTGATGTCGAAGATCTTCATGCCCTCCCAGGAGGACTTCTCCGTGGCGGGCTGGGTGGTGCTGGAGCAGGAGTCGTCGCTGCGTGAGGAGTCGGTCGACAGGAACAGCAGGTTCCCGGAGACCGAGATGTCGTTCTGCGAGCCGGGGCAGAGGACCTCGGTGACCGTCTTCGGCTTCTTCGGATTGCTGATGTCGTAGATGACGAAGCCGTCGTAGTTGCCGACGTAGGCGTACTTGCCCTGGAAGGCGAGGTCCGTGTTGGTGCCCTTCAGGGCGCCCTTCGGGGCGTTCGTCAGGTGCTTGATGTTGGAGCTGTGGACGATCTCGTCCACGCCGGGTATGTCGCCGCCGCGGATCGCCGCGCGGGCCTCCGCCTGCTGACTGGTGGTCACGGAGCCGCGCTGGAGCGGGGCGTCGCCCGGATCGGGCGTCGCCGCTGCGGGTGCGGCGGTCAGCAGCGCGGCGAAGAGCCCGGCCGCGGCTGCTGCCACGCCCAGACGTCTGCGCCGCACGCGGGTGGTGTGCAACGAGATCACTGCGTCCTCCCTTGTATCCGTCCGGGGTTCGAACGGTTCACGGACTCCGGCAGTATCGTCTCTCTCATGTACACATCAATAGATGGCAACAGAGACGTAATGAAGTTTTCGATCTTCGCCCCCGCGTGAGCGTGCTAGGAACGGTGTGCAACACCCCCACGTGGCACAGGAGGTCGCCGTGCTGAACCACCGTCCGCCCACGCGTCCGCGCGCAACCGCCCTGGCGGCAGCGGCGGTAGCCGCCGTACTCGCCCTCGGCGGCTGCGACGGAGACGGCGGCGATACGAAACCGGCCGCGGGCAAGGACGCGGGTCCGGGCGTGGTGGCCCCCGGCAGACCGGGCGAGCCCGCCCGGACGCTCACCGCCGAGGAGGCGGCGAAGGAGGCGAGCAGGGACACCGCGAACTCCGCCGACTTCCGTTACGCGCAGATGATGATCGAGCACCACGCGCAGGCGCTCGTGATGACCGGACTCGTACCGGACCGGGCCTCGTCCACGCCGGTGAAGAGGCTCGCCGAGCGCATATCGGCAGCCCAGGGGCCGGAGATCGGCGCGATGGAAGGTTGGCTGAAAAGGAACGGTGGCGAGGACCGCAAACAACCCCACGACCATGGCGGGATGCCCGGTATGGCGACCGAGGCCCAGCTCAAGGAGTTGCGCGCGGCGAAGGGCAAGGCCTTCGACCAGCTCTTCCTGGAGCTGATGATCACCCACCACCAGGGGGCGATCACCATGGCCACGGAGGCGCTCTCCGAGGGGAACGACGTGTTCGTCGAAGAGATGGCGAGCGATGTCGTCGCCCAGCAGACGGTGGAGATCAACCGGATGCGCGCGATGATGACGTGACGCCCGGCGCGGCCCGCCTGGCCGTGCCCCGGTCGCGGGCGTTCCGCGTCCCGGCCGTCGGTGCGATGCCGGAAGCACTCTCCGGGAAGAGGTGCGCCCTGCTCCGTGTCACCGTCGTCGGTTCCGGACCCAGCGGGGTCCACACCGCTCAGGCCTTGCTGAAACCAGTCGCCCGTGTGTACGAGGACGCGGCGGCCCAGCTCGTGCTGCGGGCCGCCGGCTACCGCGGGGTGGAGCTGCCCGGCCCGCCCTTCGACCCGGTGCGCGGGACGGTGACGCACGCGGCGGGGCGGGTGCCCTCGCCCGGTGAGTATGTGGCGGGGTGGATCAAGCGGGGCCGACCGGGGTGATCGGTTCGAACCGGTCCTGCGCCAAGGAGACCGTCGCCTCGCTGATCGAGGACGCGCCGCTGCTCGCCCGGCGGCCGGCCGCCGAGGAGCCGCCGGCGGTGCTGCGGGCGTGGGGGCTGCGGCCGGTGGAGGTGGGACGGCCGGCTGTCGACAGAGCGCGCGGAGGAGGCTCCGGGGCGTTCGCTGGGGCGGGCACCGACGAAGATCCCCGGCTGGCAGGGGCTGCTGGCGGCAGCGCGCGGCGAGGGTGGCCGAGACCCCGCCGCGTCACTCCCGGGTGGCCACCACCAGGCGGGCGCGCGGGGAGCCGTCGGGGCGCTGCCCCAGGTCGGCCAGGGCCATCAGCCGCACACTGAACCCCGCGTCGGTGAGGTCGTCCAGGACGTCGGAGAGCCGGAACGTGCGGTAGTACATGATGAACTTCGGGCGCCACAGGGCGTTGCGCACCCGCATCACCGCATCGAAACCGAGGAACGACCAGTAGGCGCGCGACCCCACGGCCGGCGGGGCGCCGATCGGGAAGACGAACCGGCCGCCCGGCCGGAGCGACCCGTACACCTCGGCGAAGAGCCCGAAGCGGTCCGCGGGCAGGAAATGGCCGAACGCGCCGATGCTCAGGGCCAGATCGAAGGCGGGGGCGAAAGGGAGTGCCAGGGCGTCCGCCCGTACCCAGTCGACCGCCGGTCCGCCCTCCATCGGCGGCAGCGCCGCACGGGCCTCGGCGAGCATGCCCGCGCTGAAGTCGACCCCGGCCACCCGCTCCCGGCACACCTGCCGCAGGACGCCCACACCGGCGCCGGTCCCGCAGCAGACGTCGAGGCCGGTGCCGAAGGGGCCGAGCCGCTCCAGGGCGCGGGTGACGCTGTCGAGGACGTGGTCCGGGGTCCGGTAGGGCGTGTGGTCGAACTTCGGGGCGAGGAGGTCGTATCCGCGCTCGGTCGACGAGAGCGCCTGGACGGCCAGTTCGCGGAGGGTGGGGCCCTGTTTGGTGAACATCGCGGCCAGCCTACCGAGGCGGAAGGCGGGCCGGAGACCGGAGTTGCCCCTCCTGGCTGCACGACAGCGGGCGGACCTGCGGCCCCGGGGTTCAGCGGTTGCCGGGCAGCCGGCGCCGGAGGGTGATCGCGGTGTTGACGTCGTAACTCTGGCTCCAGGTGCGGCCCGCACCGGACCTCCAGGTGACGTGGGCCGTGGACCCGCCGGTCCGTACGCCGTCCACGGTCATGGCCCGGTCACCGTCCCGTACGTCACCGCGGCGCAGCTCGCCCGCCGGGACGGTGACGGGCCCGTCGGCGGAGGCGTTCTCCGTCTCCTCGGCCGCCCGGACCAGCGCGGCGGCCAGCTCCCGGGCGGCGGCCGGGGTGCACGACCAGCGCAGCTCGCCCGCCGGGGGCGACAGGGTCACGGAGACGCGGGGGTCGGGGCCGGCCTCCCCGGGGACCACCGCCACCGGCACATCGTGACCGTCGGGGTCCGTGATCCCGCTGCCCATCGTCCGCTCCCTCTCGTTCCCGCCTCTACGGTGTGTGCGCCTCCAGCATCCCAGCCGGGCGGCACCCCTCTGACCGGCGGAGCTCGGTCGCGCGGGGCTGGGGCCGCCCGTGGCTTCACGCCCTGTGAACCGCTTGCCGAACCCCTTGCCGCGCACCGACCGCCTCCTGGTCACCCCGTACACGCCCGCCGAAGAGGAGGAGTTCGTCCCCCTGTTCCAGGACGGCTCGGTCTCCCGGTGGATGGGCGACGGGCCGGCCACCGAGGCCGAGGACCGGCCGCTCTCCGGCCGGATCCTCACCGAGGTCTACGCCGGGAACCGCTTCGAGGTCTGGGCGGTCGGAGCCGGCGGCGAGTTCGTAGGGCATGCCGAGATCAAGCCGACCGAGGCGTCCGGCGGGCACGAGATCATCTACGCGCTCGCCCCGGAGCGTGGGGCCGGGGCCTCGGTACGGAGCTGGCGCTCGCCCTCCTCGGGCACGGGTTCGGCACTCTCGGACCGAGGGAGGTGCACGCGACCGTGGCCGCCGGGAACACCGCACGGCTGCGGTGCCGGGCCGGATCGGCTTCGTCCATGTCCGGGACATCCAGGAGGACGCCGGCAGCATCACGGGTCTGCTGACCTGCCCGCGAACGGCCGCGCCCGCCGCCGACGCGGCGCGGGCTCAGACCCGGTAGACGTCCAGTCGGCCGCACATCCCGAACCGCCCCCGCTCCACCGGCCGTTGCTCCCGCACGCGGGCTTCCGCCAGATGGTCACACTCGCCCCGCCCCAGCGCGTCCAGCTGGGCAGCGGTCGTGACGGCGGCCAGACCGGCGCCCTGCTCCCAGCGGGTGCGCCACTCCTCGACACGGGGCCGGACGAGCGCGGCGGCGGCCTGGTGGAACGCGGACAAGGGCTCCGGATCGCCCGCCTCCGCCGCCTCGCACAGGGCGAGGAACCCCTCCACGGCGAGGTCCCGCCGGGCGCGGGCGGCGTGCTCCCGCTCGGCCTCCGTGCCGTCCGGGGGCAGCGAGGCGGCCGCGCCGTAGACGTCCGGATCGGCGAGGAGGGCGGGCGGCAGCGTGAGGACGGCGTCACCGGCCTCGGGCAGCCCGCTGTTCTGCATGAGGACCACGACACGCAGCCCGTCCTCGTTCACCAGCCGGTGGATGGTGCCCGGCGTGAACCAGACGAGCGCCCCGGGCTCCAGAGGCGTCTGCCGGAACCCGGTCGCGGTGAGAGTCTGCACGGCGCCGGTGCCGCCGACGACGACGTACCCCTCGGAACAGGTGAGGTGCAGGTGCGGGGTGCCGCCGCGCAGGCCGTCGGCGGCGGGCCAGTCGTAGACGGTCAGGTGCGAGACGGCGACGGCGCCGGGCAGTCCTTCGAAGGTCACCACGGGTGCTCCAGGGTCTCGGGGCTCGCCGGCAGGCCGCAAGCGCTTTCTACGGCAGCTGAACGCTAGGTCCGCCGCCCGGCGACGGTCAAGACGGCGGTCGCCGCGAGGTACGTGCGACGGGCGGTGGAGCCACACGCGGGGGGCCATGACCGGGCACGCGGGGAGCGTCCGCGAGCCACTGTCAGTGGTCGGGTGCAGACTGGCTCACATCCGGCACAACGGCGTATCGGGAGGTCTCCGCCATGACCGACGTACTCCTCACCGTGGGCACCCGCAAGGGCCTCTTCATCGGCCGCAGACGCGAGGGCACCTGGCAGATCGAGGGGCCGCACTTCAACGCGCAGGCGATCTCCTCGGTCGCCGTCGACACCCGTGGGGCCACGCCCCGGCTGCTGGCGGGCGGGGACAGCGCGCACTGGGGGCCGTCCGTCTTCCACTCCGACGATCTGGGTGAGAGCTGGGTGGAGCCGCAGCGTCCGGCGGTGAAGTTCCCCGAGTTCACCGGGGCGTCACTGGAGCGGGTCTGGCAGTTGCAGCCGGCCGGCCCCGAGGCACCGGACGTGGTCTACGCGGGCACCGAGCCGGCCGCGCTGTTCCGCTCCGAGGACCGGGGCGAGTCCTTCGAGCTGGTCCGCCCGCTCTGGGAGCATCCGACCCGGTCGAAGTGGGTGCCGGGCGGCGGCGGGGAGGGGCTGCACACCATCCTCACCGACCCCCGGGACGCCCGTGCGGTGCTGGTCGCGGTCTCGACGGCGGGGGTGTTCCGGACGGCGGACGGCGGGGAGAGCTGGGCCCCGGCCAACAAGGGCGTCTCCGCGGTCTTCCTGCCGGACCCCGACCCGGAGTTCGGCCAGTGCGTCCACAAGGTCGCCCGGGACGCGGCCGACCCGGACCGGCTCTACCTCCAGAACCACTGGGGGGTGTTCCGCAGCGACGACGGAGGCGACAGCTGGAGCGACATCGGCGCGGATCTGCCTTCCGACTTCGGGTTCGCCGCCGTGGCACACCCGCACCGCGGCGACACGGCGTACGTCTTCCCGATCAACGCCGACGCCGACCGGGTCCCGGCGGAGCACCGCTGCCGGGTCTTCCGGACGCGGGACGCGGGGCGCAGCTGGGAGCCGCTCACGGTGGGGCTGCCGGGCGGGAAGCACTACGGCACGGTGCTGCGCGACGCGCTCTGCACGGACGACGCGGATCCCGCCGGGATCTACTTCGGCAACCGCAACGGCGAGTTGTACGCCAGCGCGGACGACGGCGACAGCTGGCAGCAGCTCGCCTCGCATCTGCCGGACGTGCTCTGCGTCAGGGCGGTGGCTCTCGACCGAGTGGCCGAGGCGAGGCGGCCCCCGGCCGACGGCAGTTGATCGGAGTGGTCGTATCACCAGTAGAGTGCGGCGCGTGGCAGCACGACCGTTGAAAGAAATCATTGAGCCGGGGTGGGCCGACGCCCTCGAACCCGTCGCTGAACGCATCTCCGCCATGGGTGACTTCCTCCGCGCGGAGATCGCCGCGGGACGTACGTATCTGCCCTCCGGGGCCAACGTACTGCGGGCGTTCCAGCAGCCGTTCGAGGAGGTGCGGGTCCTCGTCGTCGGCCAGGACCCCTACCCGACACCCGGGCACGCGATCGGGCTCAGCTTCGCCGTGGCCCCCGATGTCCGGCCGCTGCCCGGCAGTCTGGAGAACATCTTCCGGGAGCTGCACTCGGATCTCGGCCTGCCGCGGCCGTCCAACGGTGATCTGACGCCGTGGACCCGGCAGGGGGTTCTGCTGCTCAACAGGGCGCTGACCACCGCGCCTCGGCGGCCCGCCGCGCACCGCGGCAAGGGCTGGGAAGAGGTGACCGAGCAGGCGATCAAGGCACTGGTGGCCCGGGGCACCCCGCTGGTGTCGGTGCTGTGGGGGCGCGACGCCCGCAATCTCCGCCCGCAGCTGGGCGACTTCCCGGCGATCGAGTCCTCGCACCCCTCCCCCATGTCGGCCGACCGCGGGTTCTTCGGCTCGCGGCCGTTCAGCCGGGTCAACGAACTGCTGGAGCGCCAGGGGGCGCAGCCGGTGGACTGGCGTCTGCCGTGACCGGCGCCGCGTCCCGGGCCCCTGGGGCGTACGTCCTGGGGGTCGACTCCGGCGGGTCGGGGCTGCGGGTGGCGCTCGGCCGGGTGGACGCGGACGGACCGCTGTTCACGACGGTCTGTGCCGAGCCGGTGCGGACGGGGGCCGGGGGGATCGACGCGGCCCATCTGCTGGAACAGCTGCTGCCCGTGGTGGCGGAGTTGCTGGAACGGGCCGGTCTCAGCGGTTCGGGTGACTCCCCCGGACAGGTCGCCGCGCTGGCGATCGGAGCTGCCGGAATGGCCACGCTCGGCGGGCGGTTGCGGGCGGAGCTGCCCGGTGCGCTCGCGGAAGCGCTCGGTGTGCGCCGGATGGCGCTGGCCGCCGACGCGGTGACGGCGTACGCGGGGGCGGTGGGGCAGCGTCCCGGGGCGGTCGTCGCCGGCGGCACGGGCATGATCGCGCTCGGTACGGACCTCACGGCGTGGCAGCGGGCCGACGGCTGGGGTCATCTTCTGGGTGACAGCGGCGGCGGGGCGTGGATCGGCCGGGCGGGACTCGACGCGGCGATGCGCGCCCATGACGGGCGGCGCGGCGGCTCCCCCGCCCTGCTGGCCCGGCTGCATGCAGTGTTCGGTCCCGCCGAGGAGCTGCCGGGGCTGCTCTATCCGCGCTCCGACCGCCCGGCCGTGCTCGCCTCGTTCGCCCCGGAGGTGGCGGCGTGCGCCGGAGCGGACGAGGTCGCGGCGGGCATTCTGCGTGAGGCGGCGGCGCATATCGCCGAGGCGGCCGCCGCCGTCTGTCCTGCGGCCGGGTCCGAGGCCGGCGGCGATGGCGAAGTGGCCCTGACCGGTGGGCTGTTCCGGATGGGCGAGCCCCTGCTCGGACCGGTGCGCGAGGAGCTGGCGCGGCTGGTACCGCAGGCCCGTGTGACCACCGGTACGGGCGATCCGCTGACCGGCGCACTCCGGATCGCGCGCGCCCTGGCCGTGGACGGTCTGCGGCTTCCGCACCACCCGACGATGCTGTTCGTACCGACCGGAGGCGAACGCTCCGGAGGCGGGGCGGCGGACGTACGGAACGGCGAGCGGGAACCCGGCGGCGCACCGGCCGACGGGCCGGTGGACAGGCCGACAGAAGCGGATACTTCACCGGTAGGCCACTCATCGGACATAAGCGGATAGTTAACGCGCGACCGGACCCTCCCCGAACAGAGGAGCATCCAAAACCAGTAGCATGCGGCGCCATGAGCACCCCCACTGGGCCCGCTTCCGGCCTGCCTGTACGAATGCCGCGACCTCGCCAGTCCGGACGGCACCGCCGCCCGGAGCCCGTGGTCGCACCTGAGGGCGCTGCCGCGCTCGTTCTCGCCGTTCCCGGTACCCCCTCCTCGGTCACGCGCGGTCTGGCCGAGGAAGTGATCAGCATCGCCCGTTCCGAGCTGCCCGGCCTCAACGCCCGGATCGGCTATCTCGACGGTGACGACGCCGAGTACCCCACTCTTGCCACCGCTCTCACCCACTCCGCCACCGAGCGCGTCCAGCGCTACGAGCAGGCCGTCGCCGTCGGCCGTGAGGCCACCGAGCCCACCGGGCCGGCCGCCATCGTGGTCCCGCTGCTCGCGGGTCCCGACAGCGAGCTCATCCGGCGGATACGACAGGCCGTGATGGACAGCGGCACGCAGGTGGAGCTGACCGACGTGCTCGGCCCGCACCCGCTGCTCGCCGAGGCCCTGCACGTACGGCTCTCGGAGGCGGGGCTGGCCCGCGCCGACCGCGCCAGGCTGTTCACCGTCGCCACCGCCGCCGACGGCATCGTGCTGGCCACGGTGGGCGGCGAGGAGGCCGTGCAGGCCGCCGGAATCACCGGCATGCTGCTGGCCGCCCGGCTGGCGGTGCCGGTGATGGCCGCCGCGCTGGACGTGGAGGGTTCCGTCGCCTCGATCGCGCAGCAGCTCCAGGGCTCCGGCTCGGCGCAGCTCGCGCTGGCGCCGTACCTGGTGGGCCCGGAGGTCGACCCCGGTCTGCTGGACGCCGCCGCCAAGGAGGCGGGCTGCGCGACCGCCGAGCCGCTGGGCGCCTATCCCGCGATCGGCAAGCTCGTGCTGTCCCTCTACGCCACGGCGCTGGGCATCAGCCCCGCCACCCCCCAGGGCGCCCAGGCGCACTGACCCGGGTTCGCGGAAGCGGCACCGACGCACGGAAGCCCAGGACGTACGAAGGCCGCGGCCCGGGCCGGACGGATCCGCACCTGATCCTCCGGTCCGGGCCGCGGCCTTCCGGCTGTCTGTACGGCTGCCCGGCCTTCCCGCTTTCGGGCTGTCTGTACGGCTGCCCGGCCGGCTGTACGCCGCCGGGTCAGCCGAGGACGACGCAGGAGGCCGCCGGGATCTCGACGGAGCCCGCGTGCCGCGGGATGCCCGTCTCCGCGTCCACGGCGAACCAGCTGACGTTGCCTGAGCGCTCGTTGGCCGCGTACAGCCACTGGCCGCCCGGGTCGAGGGTGAGGTCACGGGGCCAGCGCCCGCCGCAGCCGACGGTGGCCACCAGGGCGGCCTTCTCGCCGGTCTCGTCCAGCGTCAGGACCGAGATGCTGTCGTGGCCCCGGTTGGCGGT
This DNA window, taken from Streptomyces griseus subsp. griseus, encodes the following:
- a CDS encoding M56 family metallopeptidase, whose protein sequence is MLVSLALLLLGALTALVTPRLMARARWPEREPVVALWVWQCVVAGVLMSFALSMVLSAAAAWQAVRGHVFAPAPHAVVEAYALAAYGPWSAVIAVLLALGGLWSGAMLLREVGRARRRRRQRRAELLVRSPLMPGEEPGPDRLVVLEGERPDAWWLPGAAPQLVITTAALGRLKGRQLDAVLAHEQGHARARHDWLLHCSSALAIGFPQIPVFAAFRDEMHRLVELAADDVASRRFGRLTTALALVGLNEDRGVFGPCPTPDAQVPLRVNRLLAPVDRLTAGRRLRLTAAAALVPVVPLVVAFVPGLRALG
- a CDS encoding phosphatase PAP2 family protein; protein product: MYSPHTIRPTASPRPVAALAAGTAGTALFVVLLALVAAQWQPLISLDRAVAESLHRHAVGDPGLVRVNRVLTDWFWDPWTMRALVAAAVIALWWHGARLLALWVAAASLLGSLLQQGLKAAVNRERPRWPDPVDTAHFAAFPSGHVMTAAVSCGLLLWLLRLYGAGLALWAGAVAVAVVSVIGVAVTRVYLGVHWLTDVVGGVLLGVAVVAFTVAGYARSAARRAREPGV
- a CDS encoding LVIVD repeat-containing protein, with product MISLHTTRVRRRRLGVAAAAAGLFAALLTAAPAAATPDPGDAPLQRGSVTTSQQAEARAAIRGGDIPGVDEIVHSSNIKHLTNAPKGALKGTNTDLAFQGKYAYVGNYDGFVIYDISNPKKPKTVTEVLCPGSQNDISVSGNLLFLSTDSSRSDDSCSSTTQPATEKSSWEGMKIFDISNKRHPRYIAAVETACGSHTHTLVPDGKKNIYIYVSSYSPSEAFPDCQPPHDGISIVKVPLKAPHKAKLVNFTNLFPDGGNPGAPENPGVSKTTGCHDITVLPSKDLAAGACMGDGLLFSIKNPERPKIIDRVQDNVNFAFWHSATFNQGASKVVFTDELGGGGAATCNEQIGPKRGADGIYDIVGKGDQRKLVFRSYFKIDRHQADVEVCVAHNGSIIPVKGRDLMVQAWYQGGISVWDFTDSAKPKEIAFFERGPVTLDQVTTAGPWSAYYYNGHIYSSDIAKGFDVLKLTDRRTDPAERVKMDQLNVQTQPDYFAR
- a CDS encoding DUF305 domain-containing protein; translated protein: MAQEVAVLNHRPPTRPRATALAAAAVAAVLALGGCDGDGGDTKPAAGKDAGPGVVAPGRPGEPARTLTAEEAAKEASRDTANSADFRYAQMMIEHHAQALVMTGLVPDRASSTPVKRLAERISAAQGPEIGAMEGWLKRNGGEDRKQPHDHGGMPGMATEAQLKELRAAKGKAFDQLFLELMITHHQGAITMATEALSEGNDVFVEEMASDVVAQQTVEINRMRAMMT
- a CDS encoding class I SAM-dependent methyltransferase, with amino-acid sequence MFTKQGPTLRELAVQALSSTERGYDLLAPKFDHTPYRTPDHVLDSVTRALERLGPFGTGLDVCCGTGAGVGVLRQVCRERVAGVDFSAGMLAEARAALPPMEGGPAVDWVRADALALPFAPAFDLALSIGAFGHFLPADRFGLFAEVYGSLRPGGRFVFPIGAPPAVGSRAYWSFLGFDAVMRVRNALWRPKFIMYYRTFRLSDVLDDLTDAGFSVRLMALADLGQRPDGSPRARLVVATRE
- a CDS encoding cupin domain-containing protein, which encodes MVTFEGLPGAVAVSHLTVYDWPAADGLRGGTPHLHLTCSEGYVVVGGTGAVQTLTATGFRQTPLEPGALVWFTPGTIHRLVNEDGLRVVVLMQNSGLPEAGDAVLTLPPALLADPDVYGAAASLPPDGTEAEREHAARARRDLAVEGFLALCEAAEAGDPEPLSAFHQAAAALVRPRVEEWRTRWEQGAGLAAVTTAAQLDALGRGECDHLAEARVREQRPVERGRFGMCGRLDVYRV
- a CDS encoding WD40/YVTN/BNR-like repeat-containing protein, with protein sequence MTDVLLTVGTRKGLFIGRRREGTWQIEGPHFNAQAISSVAVDTRGATPRLLAGGDSAHWGPSVFHSDDLGESWVEPQRPAVKFPEFTGASLERVWQLQPAGPEAPDVVYAGTEPAALFRSEDRGESFELVRPLWEHPTRSKWVPGGGGEGLHTILTDPRDARAVLVAVSTAGVFRTADGGESWAPANKGVSAVFLPDPDPEFGQCVHKVARDAADPDRLYLQNHWGVFRSDDGGDSWSDIGADLPSDFGFAAVAHPHRGDTAYVFPINADADRVPAEHRCRVFRTRDAGRSWEPLTVGLPGGKHYGTVLRDALCTDDADPAGIYFGNRNGELYASADDGDSWQQLASHLPDVLCVRAVALDRVAEARRPPADGS
- a CDS encoding uracil-DNA glycosylase; amino-acid sequence: MAARPLKEIIEPGWADALEPVAERISAMGDFLRAEIAAGRTYLPSGANVLRAFQQPFEEVRVLVVGQDPYPTPGHAIGLSFAVAPDVRPLPGSLENIFRELHSDLGLPRPSNGDLTPWTRQGVLLLNRALTTAPRRPAAHRGKGWEEVTEQAIKALVARGTPLVSVLWGRDARNLRPQLGDFPAIESSHPSPMSADRGFFGSRPFSRVNELLERQGAQPVDWRLP